Below is a window of Cytophaga hutchinsonii ATCC 33406 DNA.
TGCACACACTTCCCTTCGGAGAGCATGTGTACCCGGTCGGCAGGCTGGATAAAGAATCTGAAGGTTTGCTGCTGCTCACCAACGATGGTAAGCTCTATAAAGACATTGCGTTTTCTGATAATTTTAAGGAAAAAGAATACCTGGTTGAAGTTGATAAACCATTGACCGATGAAGCTGTTGAGCAACTATCTTCAGGCATTGTTATTATGGGCCAGAAAACACGTCCGGCACGTGTAAGCATGGTTACAGAACACTCGTTCCGCATTATTCTTACACAGGGCCTTAACAGGCAGATCCGAAGAATGTGTTACAAACTCCGGTATGAAGTAACAATGCTCAAACGTATACGCATCACCTCAATTGAATTGGGCGATCTTAAACCGGGAGCATATAGAGTCCTTACCCGTGCAGAGATCTTTGATTAAACATACTGGCATGTATATAAAACGAACGTTCTGGATCTTGCTATGGACATTGCCATTGCTGTTTTGCACCTGGCTGATGATCCGGATCACCTTTCCTTATTTTAGTTTTGATACGATATTTCTTTTCTGCTCACCAAGCAGCGCGTATTGCATAAGCCAATCTGGCGGTTAGCTTTTTACACGCACATCAGTTCCAGCCTGCTTGTTTTGTTTCTGGGAATTTTTCAATTCATTCCTATCTTTTTAAAAAAATTTCCGCAACTGCACCGGACAATGGGAAAAGCCTATGTATTACTGATCCTGTGTGTGAGCGCTCCCAGCGGGTTTGTTATGTCCCTGTACGCCAATGGTGGTTTATGGACAAAAATTTCCTTCAGTTTGATTTCTGTGCTGTGGTTTATGTTTACTTTACAGGCCTACCGTAAAATAAAAAACAGAAATATTCAGGCACATACTGATTTTATGATCCGGAGCTATGCATTAACCCTATCTGCGATAACCCTGCGTACCTACGTAGTAATTCTTCCTCATTTCTTTATTCTGCATTCAAGAGAAATGTATACGCTGATTTCCTGGTTAAGCTGGGTACCTAATCTATTGCTTGCCGAACTATTGATCCGAAAAAGAATCTTTCATCCGTATTGATTATTGCACGGCTGGCTCTTCAACGATCTGTCCGTCCGCTGTAATTGAATAGCTTTTTTTAGAGAGCTGCTCTACTTTCGTAATCTCGTTATCAAAATTATTTTTTTCGTACGGATTTTTCCATGTCCGTTTATATTCCGTAATCTCAAAGTGGTCTTTGTTATATGAAACCGTCTGCAGCATTTCACCA
It encodes the following:
- a CDS encoding DUF2306 domain-containing protein codes for the protein MHKPIWRLAFYTHISSSLLVLFLGIFQFIPIFLKKFPQLHRTMGKAYVLLILCVSAPSGFVMSLYANGGLWTKISFSLISVLWFMFTLQAYRKIKNRNIQAHTDFMIRSYALTLSAITLRTYVVILPHFFILHSREMYTLISWLSWVPNLLLAELLIRKRIFHPY
- a CDS encoding 23S rRNA pseudouridine(2604) synthase RluF, which produces MNINEFLIKRFHISKDKASNMVLENQVFINGVKALQRNDVLKSDHIVVNGEVLQEGRNFTYYAYYKPRGIECTLNAAIENNLLHTLPFGEHVYPVGRLDKESEGLLLLTNDGKLYKDIAFSDNFKEKEYLVEVDKPLTDEAVEQLSSGIVIMGQKTRPARVSMVTEHSFRIILTQGLNRQIRRMCYKLRYEVTMLKRIRITSIELGDLKPGAYRVLTRAEIFD